Part of the Halalkalibacter krulwichiae genome is shown below.
TTCTCTGCAGCACGTGATAACGGAACACTCTTTAAGTAGCATATACCAATGCTCCTTTTAGGAATTTTCTCTGCTAATGGTATCTCGTATAAATCTCCTCTTTCTAAGTAATCCTTCGAGAACTCTTTTGTGACACATGAAATCCCTAAATTTATTTTTGTAAATTCTACTACAAGGTCATAAGAACCCAGCTCAAAAACAGGTGAGACTTGAAATCCCTTCTCCTTAAAGAAGTTTTCAACAAACATTCGTGAATTCGATTTTTTTTCTAAAAAAATGAGCGGCATTCTCATTAAATACTCTAAACTAATTGGTTTTGTAGTTAGCTTCTTATATTTTTCTCCACAAACAAAAATATCTTGGACTTCCTTACACGGTATAACTTCAAGGTGTTCCTCTTGAATGGGCAAATTACATATCCCAATGTCTGCTTTTCCCGTTTTAATGAAATCACAAATTTCTGTCGTAGTGCCATTTAAAATAGTTAGTTTAATTCCTGGGTAAGCTAAATGAAATTCCTCCAAATAAGGTAATAGAAAATAGCGAGAGATCGTATCTCCTACACCAATGCGTAATTGTCCAGTTAATAAACTTTTGAATTCTAATAACTTATCTTCTGCTGCATGAATCATGCCGAGTGCTGAACTAACATGTTCGTTTAAAATATTGCCTTCAGTTGTTAATATGACTCCCTTTGAAGTGCGGTAAAAAAGTTTTATTTCTAATTCTTTCTCTAGCTTTGAGATGGCCTGACTAACAGCAGATTGGGTCATATATAGTTCTTGCGCAGCTTTTGAAAAACTTTTATTGCGACTAACTACGTTAAAAATACGATAAACATCTAATTTCCCAACCATATAAGTACTCCTTATATCTGATATTATTATTGTTAATTTTAATTATATCCATTTAAAGGTTATAGTAACATAAGGTTCATCATTAGTACTTAAACAAAAAACAAACTCTTATTAGAGGAGAGATCAAATTGGAAAGAGTCGTTGGAACAGTCGTTCGCGGACTTCGCGGACCAATCATTAATAATGGCGATAACATCGAACAAATTGTAGTTGATACTGTATTACATACAGCAGAAGTTGAAGGTTTTTCAATTGAAGACCGTGATATTGTCACGATTACAGAGTCTGTCGTTGCTCGTGCACAAGGGAACTATGTAACAATTGAAGATATCGCGACTGACATTTCAGCAAAATTTGGTGAAGAAACAATTGGTGTTATTTTCCCAATCCTTAGCCGTAACCGTTTTTCTAACTGCTTACGTGGGATTGCAAAAGGGGCAAAGAAGATTGTCTTAATGTTAAGCTACCCATCTGATGAAGTGGGGAACCACCTTGTAGACATTGACGAATTAGATGTAAAAGGGGTTAATCCTTGGACAGATGTCTTATCAGAGAAAGAGTTCCGTACTCATTTCGGATACAAAAAGCACCCATTCACAGGTGTTGACTATATCGATTATTACAAAAGCTTAGTTGAAACAGAAGGCGCAACGTGTGAAGTGATCTTCTCAAACGACCCTAAAACGATTTTAGACTACACAAAAAATGTATTAGCTTGTGATATCCACTCACGTTTCAGAACAAAACGCATTCTAACTAACAATGGTGCTGATAAAGTATATGGCCTTGATGATATCCTTAAACAACCAATCAATGACAGTGGCTTTAATGAACAATATGGTCTGCTTGGATCTAATAAAGCAACCGAAGACAGCGTGAAGCTTTTCCCGAATAACTGTCAACCGATTGTTGATGGCATTCAAGCAAAAATCAAAGAAATCACAGGCAAAACAATTGAAGTGATGGTTTATGGAGATGGTGCATTCAAAGATCCAGTAGGTCAGATTTGGGAACTTGCTGATCCAGTTGTATCACCAGGATACACAGCAGGACTTGATGGCACACCTAATGAAGTTAAATTAAAATATTTAGCGGATAACAACTTCTCGCACCTTCGTGGCGAAGAGTTGAAACAAGCTATTTCTGGTTACATTGAGAATAAAAATGCAGACTTAGTAGGTGCAATGGAAGCTCAAGGAACTACACCTCGTAGATTAACAGACCTAATTGGATCATTATCTGACTTAACTTCAGGTAGTGGGGACAAAGGAACACCAATGATCTATATCCAAGGATATTTTGATAATTATACAAAGTAACATTCGTACAGAAAGGATGCCTTCAATTAAAAAGGCATCCTTTCTGTATATAGGAGGAAAAGGAATCAAATAATTTGCAAGTAAGACACAACCAAAAGCTGTTGACCCTAAGACGGCCAACAGCTTTTAATAGTAAAATTGTAATTATTTTGCCTCTTTTAGAACTTTCGCAAGGATTTTTATTCCTTCGACAATCTTCTTTTCATCTGCATAACTAAATGAAAGGCGGAGAAATTGCGTTCCTTCTTTTTGATGTAAGAAAAAGTATTTACCAGGGACATAGGATACCCCTTCTTTCAGGGCCTGAGCTAATAGTTCGGACGTATCAACCGAAACTTTTAGCCACACAAAGTATCCACCCTCTGGAACATACCACGTGGCGGATTGTGGCATATATTGTTCCAATGCAGAAAGCAAAACAGAGCATTTAGCTTGATAGGTGGCTCTAATTGTTTCTAATCGCTTTTTCATATTAGTGCTCTCTAAATAAGCTGCCATCGTTGCTTGAGCAAATGGATGGTCCAAATCTTTTTTAAACCAAGCCATAGCTGTAATAAATTCAGGCACTGCCGCTACCCACCCAATTCGCATTCCAGGGGCTACTACTTTCGATAAAGATCCCACATGTAAAACACGGCCGTAGTTATCCATAGCCTTTAATGGAGTTTGTTGCTCACCAAAGCTTAATTCCCCGTATGCATCGTCCTCTAAAATGAGGAAGTTGTATTTGGCTGCTAATTCTAATACATGCTTCCGACGTTCTTCTGTCATCGTCGTACCTGTTGGGTTTTGAAACGTTGGAATCGAATATAAAAAACGCGGAAGGCTGAATCCTTTTTGTTTTCTCTCTGCAAGGATCTCTTCTAAGAAATCGGTTCGTAATCCATGCTCATCGACTGGAATACTAATAAATTGATTCGTGTAATTACAAAAAATCTCTAGCGCCTCCATATACGTCGGCGCTTCAATCGCAACAAGTGTTTGATCATCAATAAGAATACGAGCAATGAGATCAATCGCCTGACAGGCACCAGATGTAAGTAACAGTTCGT
Proteins encoded:
- a CDS encoding coenzyme F420-0:L-glutamate ligase encodes the protein MERVVGTVVRGLRGPIINNGDNIEQIVVDTVLHTAEVEGFSIEDRDIVTITESVVARAQGNYVTIEDIATDISAKFGEETIGVIFPILSRNRFSNCLRGIAKGAKKIVLMLSYPSDEVGNHLVDIDELDVKGVNPWTDVLSEKEFRTHFGYKKHPFTGVDYIDYYKSLVETEGATCEVIFSNDPKTILDYTKNVLACDIHSRFRTKRILTNNGADKVYGLDDILKQPINDSGFNEQYGLLGSNKATEDSVKLFPNNCQPIVDGIQAKIKEITGKTIEVMVYGDGAFKDPVGQIWELADPVVSPGYTAGLDGTPNEVKLKYLADNNFSHLRGEELKQAISGYIENKNADLVGAMEAQGTTPRRLTDLIGSLSDLTSGSGDKGTPMIYIQGYFDNYTK
- a CDS encoding LysR family transcriptional regulator, with the protein product MVGKLDVYRIFNVVSRNKSFSKAAQELYMTQSAVSQAISKLEKELEIKLFYRTSKGVILTTEGNILNEHVSSALGMIHAAEDKLLEFKSLLTGQLRIGVGDTISRYFLLPYLEEFHLAYPGIKLTILNGTTTEICDFIKTGKADIGICNLPIQEEHLEVIPCKEVQDIFVCGEKYKKLTTKPISLEYLMRMPLIFLEKKSNSRMFVENFFKEKGFQVSPVFELGSYDLVVEFTKINLGISCVTKEFSKDYLERGDLYEIPLAEKIPKRSIGICYLKSVPLSRAAEKFVERVKQVK